A region from the Linepithema humile isolate Giens D197 chromosome 1, Lhum_UNIL_v1.0, whole genome shotgun sequence genome encodes:
- the LOC105674487 gene encoding G-protein coupled receptor Mth2-like: MERRPGMVLFLASLAILIAAVPLDQKDKEPEGLGKESFITLHIHSEIDVDSNNNTERPKVSLCCHIGNLLFKNNCVNNTENGTETVQLPAIYETNLTPTNVTASNEYFRFVVWNPCSGKKRYPLHPDVYEDEKWYLLSNGSIIRPLTDEVEDRILNYDQYCLGRVKSYYTDYLVFFCEDAVEDVSEVVYSFGMLASVPFLVATYAVYWLLPELRNLHGLTLCGYVGCLAIAYSILGVLQLTPQEKISNNICLALGISVSCRLVIIPADQEPALSSVADKS; the protein is encoded by the exons ATGGAACGGCGTCCAGGAATGGTGTTGTTCCTTGCGTCTCTCGCGATCCTGATCGCGGCCGTCCCTCTCGATCAAAAGGACAAAGAGCCAGAGGGATTGGGAAAAGAAAGTTTTATCACCCTTCATATACACTCGGAG ATCGACGTCGACAGCAATAACAACACCGAAAGGCCCAAAGTGTCCCTATGCTGTCATATCGGCAATCTCctcttcaaaaataattgcgtCAACAACACGGAGAACGGAACGGAAACCGTGCAGCTGCCGGCAATCTACGAGACCAATCTTACACCGACAAATGTTACCGCGAGCAACGAGTATTTCCGTTTTGTGGTCTGGAATCCATGCTCTGGTAAGAAGCGATATCCTTTACATCCGGACGTCTACGAGGACGAGAAATGGTACCTGTTGTCGAACGGTTCTATAATACGACCGTTGACTGACGAAGTGGAAGATCGTATACTGAACTATGATCAATACTGTTTGGGTCGAGTAAAAAGTTACTACACGGATTACCTGGTGTTCTTTTGCGAGGATGCAGTCGAAGATGTTAGTGAAGTCGTGTACTCCTTCGGGATGTTGGCATCTGTTCCATTTCTGGTCGCTACGTACGCTGTTTACTGGCTGCTGCCCGAGCTGAGGAACCTGCACGGTCTGACGCTGTGCGGATACGTCGGCTGCTTGGCGATAGCGTACAGCATATTGGGAGTCCTGCAACTAACACCGCaggaaaaaatatcaaacaacATCTGCTTGGCACTCG GGATTAGCGTCTCCTGTCGCCTTGTCATCATCCCCGCCGATCAAGAACCTGCCTTATCGAG TGTTGCGGATAAATCGTGA